A region from the Desulfitobacterium dehalogenans ATCC 51507 genome encodes:
- the ftsZ gene encoding cell division protein FtsZ — protein sequence MLEFDMDFNQFAQIKVIGVGGGGNNAVNRMITAGLKGVDFVAVNTDAQAINLSRAGQKVQIGNKLTKGLGAGANPEVGSKAAEESREELISVLKGADMVFVTAGMGGGTGTGAAPIVAEIAKELGALTVGVVTRPFSFEGRKRAMQAEKGIAELKSKVDTLITIPNDRLLQVVDKHTALHEAFRIADDVLRQGVQGISDLIAVPGLINLDFADVKTIMRNTGSALMGIGGATGENRAADAARKAISSPLLETSIEGAQGVLLNITGGQNLTLFEVNEASEIIAEAADPEANIIFGAVIDESLKEEIRVTVIATGFDQQKSATSTLRGSANEAIRPVAATSEDLDIPEFLRRRR from the coding sequence ATGCTTGAATTCGATATGGACTTTAATCAATTCGCTCAGATTAAGGTGATTGGGGTCGGCGGCGGGGGAAACAACGCTGTCAACCGCATGATTACGGCAGGTTTAAAAGGTGTGGATTTTGTAGCGGTGAATACCGATGCTCAGGCGATCAACCTCTCGCGGGCCGGACAGAAGGTCCAAATTGGCAATAAATTAACTAAAGGCCTTGGTGCAGGAGCTAATCCTGAAGTCGGCTCAAAAGCGGCTGAAGAAAGCCGGGAAGAATTAATTAGTGTCCTGAAAGGTGCCGATATGGTCTTTGTCACTGCCGGAATGGGCGGAGGTACTGGAACCGGGGCGGCCCCTATTGTAGCTGAAATCGCTAAGGAATTAGGTGCTCTGACGGTTGGAGTGGTGACACGTCCCTTTTCTTTTGAGGGCAGAAAGCGGGCCATGCAGGCTGAAAAAGGGATCGCTGAGCTCAAAAGCAAAGTCGATACCTTGATCACGATTCCCAACGATCGCTTGCTTCAAGTCGTGGACAAACATACCGCTCTTCATGAAGCCTTCCGGATCGCCGATGATGTATTGCGTCAAGGGGTTCAGGGGATTTCGGATTTGATTGCCGTTCCCGGACTGATTAATTTGGATTTTGCCGATGTGAAGACCATTATGCGCAACACCGGTTCAGCCTTGATGGGAATCGGCGGGGCGACGGGTGAGAATAGAGCGGCGGATGCGGCGCGGAAAGCTATTTCCAGTCCTTTGCTTGAGACCTCCATTGAAGGGGCTCAAGGGGTTCTGCTGAATATCACCGGAGGTCAGAATCTGACCTTGTTTGAAGTCAATGAGGCCTCTGAGATCATTGCTGAAGCCGCAGATCCTGAAGCTAATATTATTTTTGGTGCAGTGATCGATGAAAGCCTGAAGGAAGAGATTCGGGTGACGGTCATTGCTACCGGATTTGACCAACAAAAGTCCGCTACCAGTACCTTAAGAGGAAGTGCCAATGAAGCGATTCGCCCTGTAGCGGCAACATCTGAGGATCTTGATATTCCGGAGTTCTTACGTCGCAGACGTTAA
- a CDS encoding small basic family protein, translating into MWLPFLGLILGLAIGWFSPFSVPVEYSKYLSVAILAALDSVLGGIRANQENHFDSVVFLSGFFTNILLAGILAYVGDRIGVDLFLAAVVAFGVRLFNNLAIIRRHLIKR; encoded by the coding sequence ATGTGGTTACCGTTTTTAGGTCTGATTCTTGGACTGGCTATCGGCTGGTTCAGCCCGTTTTCCGTGCCGGTTGAGTACTCAAAGTACCTCTCAGTGGCTATTTTAGCGGCTCTGGACTCTGTATTGGGGGGTATTCGTGCTAACCAGGAAAACCATTTTGACTCTGTCGTTTTTCTTTCGGGTTTCTTTACCAACATTTTGCTGGCCGGAATCCTTGCTTATGTGGGAGACCGAATTGGGGTGGACCTATTTCTGGCAGCTGTGGTGGCGTTTGGAGTCCGATTGTTTAATAACTTAGCTATTATTCGCAGGCATTTGATTAAAAGATAG